ttctgGTATTTAATAAATACTAATGAGGTATTTTAGCATTCAGTGCTGTTACCaaattggaattaaaaatatttttataacagaAATGTTTTAATTATATGCCCAAAAAGAAGCAAGTggttaataataacaaatttaattttttccccagATATTTTCAGAACACTCCATAGAAGTCAATGTTCGTTGGTTGGGTGTGCTCTACTTCAAGAATGGGGTAGACAGATACTGGCGAAAGACTGCACCTAAGGCCATAAGTGAAGAAGAAAAGGTGATTTGTTACACACATCAGGGTTTTGtttgtaaaactctctctctctctctctctctctctctctctactctctctctcttctctctctcaaatttctctctctctctctctcttctctctctctctctctctctctctctctctctcatatttacaaaaaatcCTATATGTTAACCATGGAGTCTAAATGGTTGCAGtaaactaaattctctctctctctctctctctctctctctctcttgacatttCTGCCCATTACTTCCATTAATAACTGTGTCTTTGTATTtgtctctatctttttttttttttattactcctcCTACTCCAGTTTTCCCCTTTCATTTACGAAAAATCCTGTTGGTTAACCATGGAGTCTAAATGGTTGCAATAAACTAATTTATGACAATTCTTTGAAGATGGGAAACCTTCACCTGAGTTAAGCAGTCTCCTAAAAAATTAGATTTCTCTTTCTGCTTAGATTCTTATATTATTGAGCAACATAATACCAAAAATTATCTTGTCAGATGAGATGATGATAATGCTCCATAAATGACTTTCAAGATAGTACCAATCAATAATTTCAAGAATTAGTACCAAGAATTTGTTTAGCACTTTTGATTTTGTATGGTTGAAGGATTTCTGAACTAAAACACACCTTTCAATCGCATACAATGTCACAGAAAATTCATGCTGTATGCAGCACTAGAGTAAATTGTATATTAAGTAAGAATGTAGTTATGCAGCTTTGTCATTTTCAATGGAATTTTCAATTCCTGGTCAGATTAATGCTGACTTTTAACTTAACTAACAATAGTAAATTGTAATTTGTTCTTTCGTTGTTTGTTACAGGCTCGGATTCGATGTGGATTACTTCATAACCTTAGGGAACCAGTGCCACAGGTAGCCACTCAGTTAGCTGTTCTTATAGCAAAGATTGCTAGAGTAGATTGCCCAAGGGAAtggccagatctacttccagctTTATTTGAAGCTGTGAAAAGTGATGACCAGCTTGTTCAGCATAGAACACTTCTTAACTTACACCATGTTATTAAGCAGCTTGCATCAAAGAGGCTGGCTGCTGACAGACGAACATTTCAAGTAAGGGTTAATGTTTTCAAGTGCATGCAAAGAATTGTTAAAGATTGGAATTTCATTACAGTTATTCTTTTGTTATAATTCATAAATAGGTATGTCGAATTATTTCACTTAATTGTTCCACCAACCAGAACACCAATTGTACCTTTATATTTTAGTCACTTTTATTAATAGCTTTAATTAAGAATCTTGAGGAGAGGGTAGTTTTACATTGTTGACATGTTTTCCAGGAATTAACAAGTCAGATGTTTACATTCCTCCTTGAACTATGGCGATCACAGACAGAAGCCTTTTTAGCAGCTGTGGGACAAAATATGGAAGTTATGGTGCCATGTCTTGAGCGTTCACACCTTGCTCTCAAGATCTTGCGCAAACTTCTTATTCACGGTTTCAAGAAGCCTCATGAGAGTCAGGATGCTATTACTCTACTGGAGTCTGTATTTGACCGCATCAAGattcttttgttaacttttttagAAAGCAGCATGAAAGCAATGATCACGTAAAgacaatatctgaaaaatatGTTGTGCTTTTAACCAAAGTTCTTCTGGACATGTTggaaaattttccattttcatatttgcAGTTCATAAAACCCAGTCTTGAATTAACGAACATATTATGTTTTCACCCCGGCTGGTGATGGACTACTTTTCGAAAGGTTTACAGTGCAGTGTTTGAATTTGATTAAAGCTATCCTCCTGTGTCCAGAATATAAGCCATGTAAGGTTGTGGAAGATACCAAAGACCCTCAGACTTTGGAAGCCTTCAGGATAAAGTCTGAGTTCTTTGACAATTCTGTGTTGGCAGGGATGTGTCATAAGCTCATTTCCCACTATTTCCTTCTCACACAAAGTGACTTGGAAGTTTGGGATTCGGATCCTGAAGGATTCTGTATGGATGTGGAAGGAGGGGAGTCATGGAAATACAGTCTCAGACCCTGTACAGAAACACTGTTTGTCTCCCTCTTTCACGAATACAGGAATGCTTTAACACCAGTGTTGATGGAGATGGTAAGGTCATCCCACAGCCCAGTTGATCCAAGGGACTATCATGGAATACTCCAAAAAGATGCAGTGTACAATGCAGTTGGCTTAGCAGCCTTTGAACTTTTTGATGATATTGACTTTGATCAGTGGTTCACATCTTCCCTGATAAATGAGCTGAAAGTGAAGGACTCAAATTATCGCATCATTCGACGGCGTGTTATATGGTTGATTGGTCAGTGGACAAGCGTGAAATTTTCTCCAGAGCATCGTCCAACTTTATATGAAGCTTGCATTCACTTGCTGTCTACTGAAGAGGACTTTGTTGTGAAGACTTAGTGCTGCCATGACTCTCATGCATTCAGTAGATGATTTTGAGTTTGACCCACAGCAGTTTATGCCTTACCTACCTACTATATTTGGCTTACTTTTCAATCTGCTGAAAGAAGCTCATGAATGCGATACGAAAATGCAGGTAATTCGTTGCTCTTTGTTGATGTTGTAGTTGATTTATTCAGATCAAGGTAAGTGGTACATATGAGATGTTCGTAGAATaagtttcttttctctctctctctctctctctctctctctctctcgctcctctctctctctctctctctctctctctctctctctctctaagttaaaCTTTAACATTTCCACAGTAGTACTTACAGTTGTAGTTTGTATTACCCTATCTATAGTAAATTTGTGTACACTTTTTACTTCATTATACTTATATTAATTTTCTACAGCATCTGTGATGTTTTACAGGTATATTGTATTTTtagtttgatatttttattatcagcAACTCAGAAAATGTGCATCAATGTTTAATGTATTTAAAGTTAGAGTGAACATTGTTCTCGAgacattaaattctttttttggtTCCTTTAAAAGGCCTTTGTCAGTATTCACATTCCCTAGTTCTGTACTTGAATGAATTGTGCATCTTTGTTGTAGAATTTGGAAAGTATATagtagcaaccccccccccccccccccaccctttctctctctctgtctctctctctctctctctctctctctctctctctctctctcaccagcaaTCTAGGTTCTTAGTAGCAAGACCCCATGTAGAATAATTTATTTGGAAATTTGATGGTGTTGATAAATGATATTCCAAAGAATAAGTGGTGGCACTTTCTTAGCTCTGAAGTACTCATCATGCTGAATTATTTAGTTGAATGTATTTTTTCATCATGAATCCATCTGCCTTTTAAAGACTTTTTTTCTGCAGTGCTAATGCCCCtgggtatatatttttattttttgtagaccTAAATTGAATAGGCAAAATTAACTGTTCATGTATGTGGCCCCATGATCCATTAGTATGTAGTGACTATCCATTTTGTTTCATGTAAGTGCTGTCTGTCAACGTAGCTACAAGAATCTCTCTAGCTCTGCTGTAACAATTTTAGAAAAAGAAACTTaaattcatttccatttcattccaattATGTCTTtctaaaatttttccttttttccaccgCTTTCCATAGTACAAGCATTTTTGGCGTGGACTCCCCATATTcatgggggatgcataccagaaccCCCAGGGAATAGCTAGAATCTGTGATTAGAAccccgtaaaaaaataaaaacgcttaAAAACTGACCAGCTCCCACCTCTCATAggcgcaggagttgccagatctcacagattccttgttaTGCAATCTTTAATTGTTTTAACTGGGGCAGCTGGCACGCTAAAGATGATCCTAtttttaagacctcaggtttgttagctatgaaaaatacaaatttattaaaaatttttgtcatattttgttgGTTCAAACCTAAGAAAAACCAAAACAAGCTTATACctgtatttttaatagttttgtaaaaaaaatgcattttggtACATGAacttttcctgtcagatatatacagaattcaaaactctcggcacacgcgacaggtaggtcaggtgatctaccttacccgccgctgggtggcggatgtaagaaaccaatctccctttccagccagaatttttctgtcgccggtgacgactacacctgtggttgttacctcctgacagctttattcatttctcgttgccgtggatttatttggactgactttcggtgaagtacctgatcttgttggcttggcatacgcatttgtggattgttgtttggatattgatttggatttttctttgatttcgagatgtctgagttagaggttaagaaatcttctatgttagAGTGTgcgctatggatgaatgcaagtgAGACTACcaaaagctacggtagatcctcacacagtttgctttaaatgtagagggaaagaatgttcttttgttaacccgtgtaatgagtgtgagaagttggatgagggtgaatggaaggctctttcttcctacttgaggaagttagagaaagacagggtgagaaaggcttcgtctaggagttctagtaagtctcgtattagcgaggtagaagaaaatcctgttgtagcattagaaccttctccagtttcagctcctgcgccctgcatcgaacctaaggatacgactacggaagtggcaaccatgagagccacgatccttagcatggaaaagaagattcgttcgttgcaaggtaagagtagtgaaggtgaattgtgcagtgacccccagtgcagtggagggtgcgtctgatcggctccttaatgcttccaggcctagacctcttccagatcCCCAgttcccagtggaggaggaaagtcaaaagccgcaggaaggttagggagaaactcccaccgatcaggcgtccccctcggtagatcctgatgctaGTACCCAGGTCTTGCCCTTGTTCGCttgcgaagaaggaggtattgcgccaatgcttctcttcgtcttcctcaccttcgcctagaagaggatggagcgcctcggattcttcgcgaccgctgaagagagcctggaaggcgcctggctcctttccttccagcctggaagtttttccagaagagccggaagtagagatcaagaaacccaggagggagcaggagttctcgcctcatagtaggcttcgagcctcttctccggtggaggattttacaagatctccagctcgaattcttgcgggactgcaagcgcagatttcggtgctggcgggctccttggcaggaggaacgcgtcggaaaggacgtctctctccctgtcaagaagtctaggattccttcgcctgtgttaccgtctcagtcagagtcggttctctctcctttatcagcggatggaaggaggcgctcttccctcggcaggcgcttgtcgtcttccaggcgtcaatcgcccaagaagctttctcctggtgactacatctgtccagtaggaagggatctagcgcctagtaggagttcgtctaaagacaggcgtacagcctcgtccctcgctcttttacgaagatccttcattctccggataagagagcctactctttgatggattcgtcaagagacaggatctcgccttatgttaggcgccttgagcctagtaggcgctactccccaagtagacgctctcgctcccaagcgtggtgcggaggataggcgcttttctcctgataggcgcggctctccttttagccgctcggttcaggacaggcgtgtagagcctgaaagatatgtctcttctgggagactaccttttgaagagacacacaagtcgggagcgaagtttgtggagcatggtagacgccggtctcctagtaggcgaccttctccagggcttcgctctccactgtaagtaggcgccaaagagcctagtaggcgttcgcctcatggtaggcgcagctcgcctggcagccgctctcctttgaacaggcgatggatcctgagaagcgccttgagcatagtaggctctcctctcctaagCAGCGCTCCCccttggaagcccggaattctaggagtagaattaaggagcaaagagcacgcactcatcagagtaggaaggactcattcgagaggagctctccagaaactttggcttcccctgatagggcgccagtctgctactagacactctctggacaggcgcatttctttagagaaggctaactgccctcgtaaagaagcggagggttcttcagtggatgaagttgaaccttcagaagaggatttggtgaagggacccgtcagtttcgtcctataagatccttacagatcttcttcttcaagagtttggagactcccttactcccgtcgctcctccgtctctctttattctatctcgaagaagacgaaaagtttcctcttgtgtgaggatgaagccaaccatctcaatgaagaaggctttgagaggtgttggtgattggctgctttctaaggaagagaaagggaaaactgtgttttctttccctccttccaagcttacgggcagacttggattttggtacgagtctggagaacccctaggtctgggtcttccttcatcggcggatgcggacttatcttctctggtagatgcagcacgacgctcggctcttttgtctgctaaaactacctgggctatgaacgagcttgaccacctgctgaagggaaggaatgtttagagtcttggaagtcttcaacttccttgactggtctttgggggtcttggctaagaagactcagaacccggatgctattttcgccagaagatctaaacagtgtttctaacgtgcattgacaaagcagttagagatggatcgagcgaaatagcctccctatttggagcagggatccttaagaagagatcagtcttctgctcttttcttactaagtctgtttcgcatgccaaagagcctctctcctgtattcgcagctctcgcctctgctatttccgaagaagataatccaggacatctcaggatctatctctgcgaaggcgactcaggacatgctcgcgcagtcggcacggaagcctaggacctccttccagacgaagacgaagaaggagactccagctagacaggagccctttcgagggggccccccttctagagcctctacctcgagaggtaatagacctttcaagagaggtagatccttctccacgctctgtcagagctaagaagtagggaagtagtcctccaaacaccagtaggtgccagacttctaagattctcggaagcctggcaaagagaggagcggacaactggtccctctcgattataaggaaaggatatctgattccttttacggaaagaccaccgttgacaacgactccgagggagttggtggccagtacagggatcccatcatgagccttgctttaacacaagcagtggaacaaatgttcgagaaagaggctatagagctagtgagcgaccttgctcagcgggcttttacaaccgcctttttctagttccaaaagtctcaggaggatggagaccggttctggatgtaagcgccctgaatatctttgtagaaaagaggaagttcgccatggagacgacatcctcagtgttggcggccctcggccaggggactggatggtgtccctagatcttcaggacgcttacttccatgtgccatccatccttcgtcaaggaaatacctcaggttcatgatgggaggaaggatattccagttcagggctttgtgcttcggcctttcaacagccctcaggtctttacaggcctaatgaaaaatgtagcaagatggctacatttggagggagtcagagtgttccctttacttggacgactggctgatcagagccaagtcctcaggaaagatgtttggaggacctacaaaagacccttttcatggcaagttctctgggacttttggtgaactttcaaaagtctcagttgatccccagtcaagatcgtatctatcaggggattcggatggcttctctggattttcgggccttttccgtctccagaacggatagcccgagggtcagagaaagtcaaaagccttcctagagaaagaagtatgcacagcgagggagtggatgagtttgttggggacactctcctcgttggagcaattcctttctctaggaaggttgcacctcagacctctccagttctttcttcatcaaaactggaggtgtcgttcgcaaaaaacctagagttctcctcgagatctcaagggaaatcaagaaggacctctcttggtggccaaccctctcaggtttgcagaagggatgtcccttcacattccgaaccccaaccaacaagtgttgtattccgacgcctcgaaacaggttggggagcgacgctcggctcaagagaagtgtcaggcacctggaacaaggaacaggtgacctggcacatcaacaagaaggagctgatggcggtttttggctagctttgaaagctttcgagcccacgtcctagcttcagcagtacagatcaactcggacaacaccacggccctggcttacatcaggaagcagggggggactcactctttctcccttgtacgagacagcaaaaagaacttctgctttgggcagagcaaAGAAGagttgtctccttaccaggttttgtacagggagaaaagaacgtcagagcagacctcctaagcaggaaaagatcaagtcctgcctgcagagtggactcttcacgaagatgtttgccaggacctgtggaagctttggggcaagccctcatatagacctattcgccacagccaagaatgcgaggatagccaactactgctctccgatatcggaccggagggcagtgtcgatagacgcgtttctactagattggaagggtctagacatgtatgcttttcctccattcaagatactgggagagagactaaagaaatttgcagaatcggatggcagcaaggatgacgctggtagccccgtttctggcccgcacaagtatggttcacagaggtactggaatggttagtagatcttccgagaacattaccacagaggatcgatctgctcagacaaccccacttcgagaggtatcacaaaaacctccccgctctagatctgactggcttcagactgtcaaaagtttggtcagaacgagaggcttttctgcaagagttgcaacggctatcgagcagcagcaagaaggccttctacccttagagtctacaatcgaagtgggacgtctttcggcgatggtgtaggaaccatcacttttcctcttccagtacctctgtgacccaatagcagacttcttacttttccttaggaagaaagtggattggcggtatcaaccattaaaggctatcgtagcat
This is a stretch of genomic DNA from Macrobrachium nipponense isolate FS-2020 chromosome 46, ASM1510439v2, whole genome shotgun sequence. It encodes these proteins:
- the LOC135214647 gene encoding LOW QUALITY PROTEIN: importin-11-like (The sequence of the model RefSeq protein was modified relative to this genomic sequence to represent the inferred CDS: deleted 6 bases in 4 codons) is translated as MSGGKELVLETLRLATSQDAEVLRPAEERLQEWETEPGFYSTLVEIFSEHSIEVNVRWLGVLYFKNGVDRYWRKTAPKAISEEEKARIRCGLLHNLREPVPQVATQLAVLIAKIARVDCPREWPDLLPALFEAVKSDDQLVQHRTLLNLHHVIKQLASKRLAADRRTFQELTSQMFTFLLELWRSQTEAFLAAVGQNMEVMVPCLERSHLALKILRKLLIHGFKKPHESQDAITLLESVFDRIKILLNFFRKQHESNDHVKTISEKYVVLLTKVLLDMLENFPFSYLQFIKPSLELTTYYVFTPAGDGLLFERFTVQCLNLIKAILLCPEYKPCKVVEDTKDPQTLEAFRIKSEFFDNSVLAGMCHKLISHYFLLTQSDLEVWDSDPEGFCMDVEGGESWKYSLRPCTETLFVSLFHEYRNALTPVLMEMVRSSHSPVDPRDYHGILQKDAVYNAVGLAAFELFDDIDFDQWFTSSLINELKVKDSNYRIIRRRVIWLIGQWTSVKFSPEHRPTLYEACIHLLSTEEDFVVRLSAAMTLMHSVDDFEFDPQQFMPYLPTIFGLLFNLLKEAHECDTKMQVLHVMSFMIEVVGVGIQPHAAPLAQYLPGLWKESVDHNMLRCAILTTLVHMVTGLMVSFYSYLIILAHCFWWYSFFYLCRLNSQFVQEKNAQKYSLQGKL